A stretch of Macadamia integrifolia cultivar HAES 741 chromosome 7, SCU_Mint_v3, whole genome shotgun sequence DNA encodes these proteins:
- the LOC122083279 gene encoding uncharacterized protein LOC122083279, whose translation MVGQDFGKHKLGNTDSSSLFERGRFHDEYSARRNERLKRKKFGEKREDFRRSSVCNLGGAVESGKKRDLKKHGSVRKSVPANFSIGGGRTENHKYSLRVRSNIKANEDKKPSIPITAARSMVDGM comes from the coding sequence ATGGTCGGACAAGATTTTGGGAAACACAAACTGGGTAATACAGATTCGAGTTCTCTATTCGAAAGGGGGAGATTCCATGATGAGTACTCGGCTAGAAGGAACGAGAggttgaagaggaagaagtttGGTGAAAAAAGGGAGGATTTTAGGAGGAGTAGTGTTTGTAATCTGGGTGGTGCTGTTGAATCTGGGAAAAAGAGGGATTTAAAGAAACATGGGAGTGTAAGGAAATCGGTCCCCGCAAACTTCTCGATTGGTGGTGGGAGGACTGAGAATCACAAATATTCTCTGCGAGTGCGGAGCAACATTAAGGCTAATGAGGATAAGAAGCCCAGTATACCGATAACCGCTGCGAGATCCATGGTTGATGGAATGTGA
- the LOC122084215 gene encoding probable protein phosphatase 2C 27, translating into MAAGTDLSPPFTVLEGGYNKDNGPSMGDENSEMSESLKQMKTGKPPRHLSVMRHCVSSARLASSEWGLDIVGIKSPLEGKSGFLPLFRSGSCSEIGPKQYMEDEHTCIDNLVEHLGANGNFPSPGAFYGVFDGHGGSDAASFIRKNILKFIVEDFHFPSRMEKAIKSAFVRADHAFADAHTLDSSSGTTALTALIFGRNMLIANVGDCRAVLGKRGRAIELSKDHKPNCTSERLRIEKLGGIVYDGYLNGQLSVARALGDWHMKGAKGSACPLSAEPELQDTILTEEDEFLIMGCDGLWDVMSSQCAVTIARKELMLHNDPERCSRELVREALKRHTCDNLTVVVVCFSPEPPPRIEIPKSRVRRSISAEGLNFLKGVLDSNE; encoded by the exons ATGGCTGCAGGAACTGATCTTTCACCCCCATTTACCGTATTAGAAGGTGGGTACAATAAGGACAATGGACCTTCCATGGGAGATGAGAATTCTGAGATGTCTGAGAGCTTGAAACAAATGAAGACCGGGAAACCTCCACGGCACCTTTCTGTTATGCGGCATTGTGTGAGCTCAGCTCGGTTGGCCTCATCTGAATGG GGACTAGATATTGTGGGAATAAAGTCACCATTAGAAGGAAAATCTGGGTTTTTACCCCTATTTCGTTCTGGAAGCTGTTCTGAGATTGGACCAAAACAGTACATGGAGGATGAACATACTTGTATAGATAACCTTGTTGAACATCTTGGTGCGAACGGGAACTTCCCTTCTCCAGGAGCTTTCTATGGG GTGTTTGATGGGCATGGTGGTTCAGATGCAGCATCATTCATTAGAAAGAACATTCTTAAATTTATAGTTGAAGACTTCCATTTCCCCTCTCGCATGGAGAAGGCTATTAAGAGTGCTTTTGTGAGAGCTGATCATGCTTTTGCTGATGCCCATACTCTTGACAGTTCCTCTGGCACCACAGCTCTGACTGCTCTTATTTTTGGAAG GAACATGCTGATTGCCAATGTTGGGGATTGCCGAGCTGTGTTGGGTAAACGTGGAAGAGCAATTGAGCTCTCCAAAGATCACAAACCAAATTGCACATCTGAAAGACTAAGAATCGAGAAACTGGGTGGCATTGTTTACGATGGGTATCTTAATGGCCAGTTGTCGGTGGCACGGGCCCTTGGAGACTGGCATATGAAGGGCGCCAAGGGATCAGCATGCCCCTTAAGTGCTGAGCCAGAGTTGCAGGATACCATTCTAACAGAGGAAGACGAGTTCCTGATAATGGGCTGTGATGGACTATGGGATGTAATGAGCAGTCAGTGTGCAGTGACAATAGCAAGAAAAGAGTTGATGCTTCACAATGACCCGGAGAGATGCTCAAGGGAACTGGTGAGGGAGGCACTAAAGCGCCACACGTGTGATAATCTGACAGTGGTTGTGGTCTGTTTCTCCCCTGAACCACCACCTCGGATAGAGATCCCTAAATCGCGGGTCCGGAGGAGTATATCGGCTGAAGGGCTGAATTTTCTGAAGGGAGTTTTGGACAGTAACGAGTGA
- the LOC122084214 gene encoding F-box/kelch-repeat protein At5g42350-like: MAGTDHCKRSCTHGKNALLCNDSEVVGEPSIQEGFEALTVSKCVVRSVSQKLRKKNHRGNDEEEGYQMRISSRCLGLYGRGGGCKVSADTCEEFGDGICRGKSIADEEGKKHQAICDNEETRIDCFSYGVTEKFWKRNSGKERGRGESTLNGGINVMLPDELLEMCLMRLPLSTLMTSRLVCKKWRSLTSTRRFMQMRREGLYRSPWVFLFGVVKDGYCSGYIHALDSSLDQWHKISAHILKGRFLFSVASIGDDVFVIGGCSSLNNFGKVDKTSFKTHRGVIVFSPLTRSFHKVAPMKHARSAPILGVFSVGSNCLIFGSQSNRPDQCLSRSRVGGVSNVYEDPHRLSLRCHLRDSSSEDKASVESKIKPCGFVKQESSRSNLDEDRRFILIAVGGLGAWDEPLNSGEIFDPVSNKWMDIPRLPGDFGVVCSGVACNAMFYVYSETDKLAAFDLERGIWIGIQTIQLPPRLHDYFPKLISCNDRLFMLSVSWCEQDCHMGWQDKAVRKLWELDLTFLTWKEVSRHPDAPMDWNAAFVSHENWIFGIEMFKIFGQVLDFLTVCDVSGSDLKWTRISRKHVAHELDASSCLTKSMAVLHL; the protein is encoded by the coding sequence ATGGCGGGCACCGATCATTGCAAGAGATCATGTACTCATGGTAAGAATGCTCTCCTCTGCAATGACTCTGAAGTGGTTGGGGAACCATCTATTCAAGAGGGTTTTGAGGCTCTTACTGTGTCAAAATGTGTTGTAAGAAGTGTGAGCCAGAAATTGCGGAAAAAGAATCACAGAGGAAATGATGAGGAAGAAGGATATCAGATGAGAATTTCTTCAAGATGCCTTGGCTTATATGGACGGGGTGGTGGTTGCAAAGTGAGTGCTGACACATGTGAGGAATTTGGGGATGGGATATGTAGAGGGAAGTCGATAGCAGATGAAGAAGGCAAAAAACACCAAGCAATTTGTGACAATGAGGAGACTAGGATTGACTGCTTCTCGTATGGGGTGACAGAGAAGTTTTGGAAGAGGAATAGTGGAAAAGAAAGGGGGCGTGGAGAGTCAACGTTAAATGGTGGAATTAATGTTATGCTTCCAGATGAACTTCTGGAAATGTGCTTGATGAGGCTTCCGCTAAGTACCCTCATGACATCTCGCCTTGTTTGCAAGAAATGGAGATCCCTAACTTCAACTCGCCGGTTTATGCAGATGAGGCGTGAAGGTTTGTATCGTAGCCCATGGGTGTTTCTTTTTGGTGTTGTGAAGGATGGTTACTGTTCAGGGTACATACATGCACTAGATTCATCACTTGATCAATGGCATAAAATTTCTGCTCATATTCTCAAAGGAAGGTTTCTTTTCTCTGTTGCCAGCATTGGAGATGATGTTTTCGTTATTGGAGGTTGTTCTAGCTTGAATAACTTTGGGAAGGTTGATAAGACTTCATTCAAGACTCATAGAGGGGTAATAGTATTTAGCCCCTTAACTAGATCGTTTCATAAAGTAGCACCAATGAAACATGCAAGGTCAGCTCCCATTTTAGGTGTTTTCAGTGTTGGTTCTAATTGCCTCATCTTTGGAAGCCAGTCAAACAGGCCGGATCAGTGCTTGTCCAGGTCAAGGGTGGGTGGTGTATCTAATGTTTATGAGGATCCTCACAGGCTTTCACTAAGATGTCATCTTAGAGATTCTTCCAGTGAAGACAAAGCTTCGGTAGAATCGAAGATAAAGCCATGCGGGTTTGTCAAACAAGAAAGCAGTCGGTCCAACCTGGATGAGGATCGGAGGTTTATTCTGATTGCTGTAGGTGGGCTGGGAGCATGGGATGAGCCTTTGAATTCTGGGGAAATCTTTGATCCAGTATCAAACAAATGGATGGACATTCCCAGGTTGCCTGGAGATTTTGGAGTTGTATGTTCTGGGGTTGCTTGTAATGCCATGTTCTATGTTTATTCTGAGACTGACAAGCTGGCTGCCTTTGATTTAGAAAGAGGTATATGGATTGGAATCCAGACCATTCAGTTACCTCCCCGTCTTCATGATTACTTCCCAAAACTCATTTCATGTAATGATCGACTATTCATGCTCTCTGTCTCCTGGTGCGAGCAGGATTGTCATATGGGTTGGCAGGATAAAGCTGTTAGGAAGCTGTGGGAGTTAGATCTCACATTTCTTACCTGGAAGGAGGTATCTAGACATCCAGATGCCCCCATGGACTGGAACGCTGCATTTGTGTCCCATGAGAATTGGATATTTGGGATTGAGATGTTCAAGATATTTGGTCAAGTGTTGGACTTCCTCACTGTTTGTGATGTGTCTGGTTCAGATTTGAAGTGGACTCGTATCTCAAGGAAGCACGTGGCACATGAACTGGATGCTTCGTCGTGCTTAACTAAGTCAATGGCTGTACTGCATCTCTGA